The Clostridia bacterium genome includes a region encoding these proteins:
- a CDS encoding spore maturation protein: protein MVNVIWVSLLLVGIAVAAATGRVEVVSQTALLSAQKAVEVAFELVGVMALWLGLLRIAEEGGLMQLIARALRPFTRLLFPSVPPDHPAVSAMAMNISANALGLGNAATPFGLKAMQELQKLNLSKDEASDAMCTFLAINTSCVTLLPATIIGIRVAAGSINPTDIVGPT from the coding sequence TTGGTTAACGTCATTTGGGTTAGTCTTCTGCTAGTGGGGATAGCCGTGGCTGCTGCTACTGGCCGGGTTGAAGTTGTGAGCCAGACGGCGCTGCTTTCGGCTCAAAAAGCTGTAGAAGTGGCCTTTGAGTTAGTAGGTGTAATGGCATTATGGCTAGGCCTTCTTCGCATTGCAGAAGAGGGCGGGTTAATGCAACTAATAGCAAGGGCACTCCGGCCTTTCACTCGGCTGCTATTTCCCTCGGTTCCTCCGGACCATCCAGCTGTAAGTGCTATGGCAATGAATATCAGCGCTAATGCCCTAGGTCTAGGCAATGCTGCTACCCCCTTTGGACTCAAGGCAATGCAAGAGCTACAAAAGTTGAATCTATCCAAAGACGAAGCCAGCGATGCGATGTGCACTTTTCTTGCCATCAATACCTCGTGCGTTACTCTCTTGCCGGCAACCATCATAGGCATTCGAGTTGCTGCCGGGAGTATTAATCCCACAGATATTGTGGGGCCAACCAT
- the ytfJ gene encoding GerW family sporulation protein yields the protein MADHPIEALMRTAMESIKGMVDVNTVVGEAVETADGTVIIPVSRVSCGFAAGGSEFSPMDGKAAETERDLPFGGGSGAGVSVQPVGFLVVGNGQIRLLPVDGNAIVDRLIDITPQILDRLQKFVGYNTDRDIPKVEAETSQVSR from the coding sequence GTGGCGGACCACCCGATCGAGGCATTAATGCGTACAGCAATGGAAAGCATAAAGGGAATGGTTGATGTGAATACGGTTGTTGGTGAAGCTGTGGAAACAGCCGATGGAACTGTAATCATACCGGTCTCCCGAGTGTCTTGCGGGTTTGCTGCTGGCGGCAGCGAGTTTAGCCCCATGGATGGCAAGGCAGCCGAAACTGAGCGAGACTTGCCATTTGGCGGGGGTAGCGGCGCCGGGGTTTCGGTCCAGCCAGTCGGCTTCTTAGTTGTTGGTAACGGGCAGATTCGCTTACTTCCCGTAGATGGAAATGCCATTGTTGATCGCCTAATTGATATTACCCCCCAAATCTTGGATCGTTTACAAAAGTTTGTGGGGTATAATACAGATAGGGATATACCCAAAGTTGAGGCAGAAACAAGCCAGGTAAGTCGCTGA
- the scpB gene encoding SMC-Scp complex subunit ScpB: MSLLPAAIECILFVSSRPVSLDDMVKATGASREEVLAALEEVKGWYGSPSRGLALEEVAGGYRLVTRPQYASVLEKLFARPYSPLSRAALETLAIVAYRQPITRLEIESIRGIKSESVIATLVERGLIKEVGRGDGPGRPVLYGTTNLFLEYFGLRDISELPPIETAQPG, from the coding sequence GTGAGCTTGCTTCCCGCAGCCATTGAATGTATCCTGTTCGTATCTTCTCGCCCTGTGTCACTGGATGATATGGTAAAAGCTACTGGAGCCTCTAGAGAGGAAGTCCTAGCTGCTTTGGAGGAGGTTAAGGGCTGGTATGGATCTCCATCACGGGGGCTGGCATTGGAAGAAGTTGCAGGGGGGTATCGGCTAGTTACTCGTCCCCAATATGCAAGTGTTCTGGAGAAGCTTTTTGCCCGTCCTTACTCGCCCCTTTCCCGCGCTGCCCTAGAAACCTTAGCTATCGTTGCCTATCGACAACCTATTACCCGGCTGGAGATCGAGTCCATTCGCGGGATAAAGTCGGAGAGCGTTATTGCCACTCTTGTAGAGCGTGGTTTGATTAAGGAGGTAGGCAGAGGTGACGGTCCAGGAAGACCTGTGCTTTACGGCACTACAAATTTGTTTTTGGAGTATTTTGGCTTGAGAGATATAAGTGAGCTGCCACCTATAGAGACGGCTCAACCTGGATAA
- a CDS encoding segregation/condensation protein A, whose translation MSYPITIDKFSGPLDLLLYLIEQNQVSINDISVVEITRQYMSYLRAAQEFNLELASEFLLVGATLLRMKIKTLLPTDDIQNGDGTEIEVGHMVPQSRDGLVQRLTQYKEFKEVSAKLAQLMEQRINVYLSGNHGAGFEAKFYGDLLPGITVEEIGKIASAIVSQGKNSTQDSFTQGWQEVNLGQVTEWIKQVLSHCHGGISFRRLVAGLRLRQRIAVFVSLLEMARKRWLTLKQDHLFGDVWVAKIKPLAGGGSELASRSH comes from the coding sequence ATGAGTTACCCCATCACTATCGACAAGTTCTCGGGGCCCCTAGATCTCCTCTTGTATCTCATAGAACAAAACCAAGTTAGCATAAATGATATTTCAGTTGTAGAAATAACTAGGCAATACATGAGTTATCTCCGGGCTGCCCAAGAATTCAACCTGGAGCTAGCAAGCGAGTTCTTGCTTGTGGGAGCAACTTTGCTGCGCATGAAAATAAAGACCCTCTTGCCCACGGATGACATACAAAATGGCGATGGTACCGAGATAGAAGTTGGCCATATGGTACCTCAGTCAAGAGACGGGTTGGTTCAGCGCCTGACTCAGTACAAGGAGTTTAAGGAAGTATCGGCAAAATTAGCCCAGCTAATGGAGCAACGAATTAATGTCTATCTGAGCGGCAACCATGGTGCCGGGTTTGAAGCCAAGTTTTATGGCGATTTACTGCCGGGGATTACTGTAGAGGAGATAGGCAAGATAGCGTCAGCAATCGTGAGCCAAGGGAAGAACTCTACTCAAGATAGCTTTACTCAGGGTTGGCAAGAAGTGAACTTAGGACAAGTTACAGAATGGATTAAGCAGGTCCTAAGCCATTGCCATGGAGGAATAAGCTTCCGCCGTTTAGTCGCGGGTTTGCGTTTGAGGCAAAGGATAGCGGTGTTTGTAAGCCTGTTGGAGATGGCGCGCAAGCGTTGGTTAACCCTCAAGCAAGACCACTTGTTTGGCGACGTTTGGGTTGCCAAGATCAAACCGTTGGCTGGAGGCGGTAGTGAGCTTGCTTCCCGCAGCCATTGA
- a CDS encoding site-2 protease family protein, producing MLGDPTPRNSGRLTLNPLAHLDVLGTLLLILAKFGWAKPVPVNPFYFRIDRQKGMMLVAMAGPLMNLVIGYLSAIAIRFAGSSLYAYQFLEAMLVFNVYLAVFNLVPIPPLDGSRVLAGVVSRETANYIYQLEAYGPLLLLLLVATGIITRVVGPLAGWVLNSILWLSGLGF from the coding sequence ATGCTGGGCGACCCTACGCCCCGAAATAGTGGTAGATTAACGCTGAATCCTTTAGCCCATTTGGATGTATTAGGCACTCTGCTGCTAATTCTAGCCAAATTCGGCTGGGCCAAGCCTGTTCCAGTTAATCCTTTCTATTTCCGAATCGATCGCCAAAAGGGCATGATGTTGGTAGCTATGGCCGGGCCGTTGATGAATTTAGTCATCGGGTACCTAAGCGCTATAGCTATCCGTTTCGCAGGATCTAGCCTATACGCGTACCAGTTTCTTGAGGCTATGCTGGTATTTAACGTCTATCTAGCCGTCTTCAATCTGGTACCCATTCCCCCTTTAGATGGCTCTAGGGTGCTGGCAGGGGTAGTGTCGCGGGAGACGGCAAACTACATTTACCAGTTGGAAGCGTATGGACCGTTATTACTGCTACTGTTAGTTGCGACTGGAATTATAACCAGGGTTGTAGGGCCTTTGGCAGGTTGGGTTCTAAACAGCATACTGTGGCTTAGCGGGCTGGGGTTTTAA
- the lysA gene encoding diaminopimelate decarboxylase, which yields MKLRGTMQINEQGHLTIGGCDTVQLAKHFGTPLYVLDEECLRDACRRYRRAFSEHYHNALTVYAGKALLNLAICQIIKEEGLGLDVVSGGELFTALAAGFPPERIFFHGNNKTEAEIALGLDRKIGYFMVDNFHEIELLSRLASRRHITANVILRIAPGIEAHTHEFIQTGQIDSKFGFTLENGDALLAVKKVIDEPTLSLRGIHCHIGSQIFELESYVLAAKAMVAFMKTIRDRYQVSVDILNMGGGLGIYYVPGDAPPTIEEYVSTVSKAVSRECEDLQLPKPMLIVEPGRSIVGPAGTTLYTVGATKQIPGVRTYVAVDGGMADNIRPALYNAKYEAIVANKARNADTNCVSLTGKCCESGDMLAWDLELASCQAGDIIAVPATGAYCYSMASNYNRLGRPAMVLVKDGQARMIVRRETYSDLISHDLLLTD from the coding sequence ATGAAACTTCGCGGCACGATGCAAATCAACGAACAAGGGCACTTAACCATTGGTGGGTGCGATACGGTTCAACTAGCGAAACACTTTGGAACTCCACTATACGTTTTGGACGAAGAATGCTTGCGTGATGCTTGTCGGCGGTATAGGCGGGCTTTTAGTGAGCATTATCACAACGCGTTAACGGTCTACGCCGGGAAAGCCCTGCTGAACTTAGCCATTTGCCAGATCATCAAAGAGGAAGGGTTAGGTCTGGACGTGGTATCTGGAGGAGAGCTGTTTACGGCCTTGGCCGCCGGCTTTCCTCCAGAACGTATCTTTTTCCATGGCAATAACAAGACCGAAGCAGAAATAGCTTTGGGACTAGATAGAAAGATCGGCTATTTCATGGTAGATAATTTCCATGAAATTGAGCTGTTGTCCAGGCTGGCCAGCCGCCGTCACATTACAGCTAATGTTATACTTCGAATCGCTCCAGGCATTGAGGCTCATACCCACGAGTTTATTCAAACCGGGCAGATTGATTCTAAATTCGGTTTTACTCTCGAAAATGGGGATGCTTTGCTGGCAGTCAAAAAAGTAATTGATGAGCCTACGCTTAGCTTGCGAGGGATTCACTGCCATATAGGCTCACAAATCTTTGAATTAGAATCATATGTACTGGCAGCCAAAGCTATGGTTGCTTTTATGAAGACCATTAGGGACCGGTATCAGGTTTCTGTGGACATTTTAAATATGGGTGGTGGACTAGGAATATACTATGTTCCAGGAGATGCGCCTCCTACCATTGAAGAGTATGTTTCGACTGTTAGTAAGGCAGTAAGTAGAGAGTGCGAGGACCTTCAATTGCCAAAGCCCATGCTAATAGTAGAACCTGGGCGTTCAATTGTAGGGCCAGCAGGTACCACCCTCTATACAGTGGGGGCCACCAAGCAGATTCCTGGAGTTAGAACCTATGTGGCGGTGGATGGGGGAATGGCTGATAACATCCGACCCGCCCTATACAATGCCAAATACGAAGCTATAGTAGCCAATAAGGCACGGAATGCAGATACTAACTGTGTGTCTCTTACTGGCAAGTGTTGCGAATCCGGCGATATGCTGGCCTGGGATCTAGAACTGGCTTCTTGCCAGGCAGGCGACATCATTGCTGTTCCTGCCACCGGAGCCTATTGCTACTCAATGGCTAGTAATTACAACCGGCTGGGAAGGCCAGCCATGGTGTTGGTAAAGGATGGACAAGCCCGGATGATAGTGCGAAGGGAAACGTATTCCGACCTGATTAGTCACGACCTCTTATTAACCGATTAA